In the genome of Oncorhynchus clarkii lewisi isolate Uvic-CL-2024 chromosome 22, UVic_Ocla_1.0, whole genome shotgun sequence, one region contains:
- the LOC139380887 gene encoding lariat debranching enzyme, protein MKIAVEGCCHGELDKIYETIGYLEQKEGVKVDLLLCCGDFQAVRNEGDMKCMAVPQKYRQMQTFYKYYSGEKKAPVLTIFIGGNHEASNHLQELPYGGWVAPNIYYMGYAGVVRYKGVRIGGLSGIFKGHDYRKGHYEFPPYNPETLRSVYHIRNIDVFKLKQIQMPVDVFLTHDWPRGIYHYGSTGELLRKKKFLRQEVESNTLGSPAAAELLAHLQPNYWFSAHLHVKFAALMQHPAKVDAAPRTTKFLSLDKCLPYRDFLQIVEVADRPGSSQGLEYDPEWLAILKATDSLQTVSPNYWNPPQNNGLHTRWDFSASEAAMMEAVGDLGGELSIPDNFCLTVPAYDPARPQPHAHPSYSTNPQTTELCATLGLRDIYAQVGQGGYGGQIGTPELEDDEVQSGDEPSEYPSDTSGLSSSYNPDEITIEDEWEEEEEGGEKEGRGKSPDAVVPEGEAGEAGGRRDSGPPSRELPPSRMVLTMPEPKSDPAPPSRLSLNLPPPSHSSPPEREEEEEEPHVRIPKRTSGETGDPISTGSTPRIKRRNQVIYTAVDDDESED, encoded by the exons TAGACCTGCTGCTGTGTTGTGGAGACTTCCAGGCTGTGAGGAACGAGGGGGACATGAAGTGCATGGCTGTGCCGCAAAAGTACAGGCAGATGCAGACCTTCTACAA GTACTACTCTGGAGAGAAGAAGGCTCCGGTCCTGACTATCTTCATCGGTGGGAATCACGAGGCCTCCAACCATCTCCAGGAGCTCCCGTACGGGGGCTGGGTGGCTCCCAACATCTACTACATGG GTTATGCTGGTGTTGTGCGCTACAAAGGAGTAAGGATAGGTGGCTTGTCTGGAATCTTCAAAGGGCATGATTACAGGAAAG GACATTATGAGTTCCCTCCATATAACCCAGAAACTCTACGCAGTGTTTACCACATCAGGAACATCGATGTCTTCAAACTCAAACAG ATCCAGATGCCTGTGGATGTGTTCCTGACCCATGACTGGCCTCGTGGGATCTACCATTACGGCAGCACAGGGGAGCTGCTGAGGAAGAAGAAGTTCCTGAGGCAGGAGGTGGAGTCCAACACACTGGGTAGTCCTGCAGCAGCAGAGCTCCTGGCCCACCTGCAGCCTAACTACTGGTTCTCTGCGCACCTCCACGTCAAGTTCGCTGCCCTAATGCAGCACCCG GCCAAAGTTGATGCTGCCCCCCGCACTACCAAATTCCTCTCACTGGATAAGTGCCTCCCATACAGGGACTTCCTACAG ATCGTAGAGGTAGCAGACAGGCCAGGATCATCCCAGGGTCTGGAGTATGATCCAGAGTGGCTGGCCATCCTCAAAGCTACAGACAGCCTGCAGACTGTCAGCCCTAATTACTGGAACCCCCCGCAGAACAACGGCCTGCACACAAG GTGGGACTTCAGTGCTTCTGAGGCAGCCATGATGGAGGCTGTGGGTGACCTGGGGGGTGAACTGTCCATCCCTGACAACTTCTGCCTGACCGTGCCAGCTTACGACCCTGCCCGGCCACAGCCCCATGCCCACCCCAGCTACAGCACCAACCCGCAGACCACCGAGCTCTGTGCCACCCTGGGTCTCAGAGACATCTATGCCCAGGTTGGGCAGGGAGGGTATGGGGGCCAGATAGGCACCCCAGAGCTGGAGGATGATGAAGTCCAGAGTGGAGATGAACCCAGTGAGTACCCTAGTGACACCTCAGGCCTGTCCAGCTCCTACAACCCTGATGAGATCACCATAGAGGAtgagtgggaggaagaggaggagggaggagagaaagagggaagggggaagagCCCTGATGCAGTGGTCCCAGAGGGGGAAGCgggggaggcaggagggagaCGGGACTCGGGGCCCCCCTCTAGAGAGCTGCCCCCCAGCCGCATGGTTCTGACCATGCCAGAGCCCAAATCAGACCCCGCTCCTCCCTCACGCCTGTCCCTCaacctacctcctccctctcactcctcacctccggaaagggaggaggaggaggaggagccccATGTCCGGATCCCTAAGCGCACCAGTGGGGAGACGGGGGACCCTATCAGTACAGGCAGCACCCCTAGGATCAAACGCAGGAACCAGGTCATCTACACTGCAGTGGACGATGATGAGAGTGAGGACTAG